One segment of Natranaeroarchaeum aerophilus DNA contains the following:
- a CDS encoding DUF7563 family protein, whose protein sequence is MLKLVTESDESATCRNCGAHVSEDFQRVFGDEDHVAHRCPECDTSRRLTRGSAAGREVAATDPEDSSAHRSNEQAAGWSA, encoded by the coding sequence GTGTTGAAACTCGTCACCGAGAGCGACGAGTCCGCCACCTGCCGGAACTGTGGAGCCCACGTCTCGGAGGACTTCCAGCGGGTGTTCGGTGACGAAGATCACGTCGCCCACCGCTGTCCTGAGTGCGATACCAGCCGCCGACTGACCCGCGGGAGTGCCGCCGGGCGCGAGGTTGCGGCCACCGATCCCGAGGATTCGAGCGCGCATCGGAGTAATGAACAGGCCGCGGGGTGGTCGGCGTGA
- a CDS encoding tyrosine-type recombinase/integrase encodes MSDDDLQPLHIEDGIDRFLRHHESGVGESTMANARTRLRHFKEWANEVDIENLNELTGRDLADFVAWRRDDIAPVTLQKQLSTVRMALRYWANIEGVTDGLAEKLHSPELPDGAEARDVHLENQHATEILEYLDRYDYASRRHVVISLLWRTGMRRSALRSIDLDDLRPEEHAVVLEHRPETDTILKNHDDGERWVYLGPRWYQIVDDYIDKNRINVTDDHGREPLLTTRYGRPTGDTIYKWVNMATQPCEYGRDCPHDRDPKTCEANSTDGYPSRCPSSRSPHGLRRGSITYHLTHGTSPEVASERMDVSLEILYKHYDARDEREKMSVRKDNLPDK; translated from the coding sequence ATGAGCGACGACGATCTTCAACCGCTTCATATTGAGGACGGTATCGATCGTTTCCTCCGACACCACGAGTCGGGTGTCGGCGAGTCGACAATGGCCAACGCCCGCACGCGGCTGCGCCACTTCAAAGAGTGGGCCAACGAAGTCGACATCGAGAATCTCAACGAACTCACCGGCCGCGACCTCGCTGATTTTGTCGCCTGGCGGCGTGACGATATCGCGCCCGTAACGCTTCAGAAGCAGCTGTCCACGGTTCGGATGGCGCTTCGGTACTGGGCTAACATTGAGGGCGTAACAGACGGCCTTGCCGAGAAACTCCATAGTCCCGAGCTGCCGGACGGCGCTGAAGCACGCGATGTTCACCTCGAAAATCAGCACGCTACTGAGATCCTCGAATATCTCGATCGGTACGACTACGCCAGCCGGCGGCACGTCGTCATTTCGTTACTCTGGCGGACTGGAATGCGACGGTCGGCTCTTCGGTCGATAGATCTCGATGATCTTCGTCCAGAGGAACACGCCGTCGTTCTCGAACACCGTCCAGAAACGGATACGATACTGAAGAACCACGATGACGGCGAGCGATGGGTCTATCTCGGCCCTCGCTGGTACCAGATCGTCGACGACTACATCGACAAAAATCGCATTAACGTGACTGACGACCACGGTCGTGAGCCTCTGCTCACCACTCGCTACGGCCGCCCGACCGGCGACACTATCTATAAATGGGTCAACATGGCGACGCAGCCGTGTGAGTACGGGCGAGACTGCCCACATGATCGCGATCCGAAGACCTGCGAGGCTAACTCAACGGACGGCTATCCGAGCCGTTGCCCGTCGTCGAGGTCACCGCATGGGCTTCGTCGGGGCTCGATAACCTACCATCTCACACACGGCACTTCGCCGGAAGTCGCCTCCGAACGGATGGATGTCAGCCTCGAAATCCTGTACAAACACTACGACGCTCGTGACGAGCGCGAAAAGATGAGTGTCCGGAAAGATAATTTACCAGACAAATGA